In the genome of Ignavibacteriales bacterium, one region contains:
- a CDS encoding GIY-YIG nuclease family protein, whose protein sequence is MDKKQITKDYKMQRQPAGIYAVHNKVDNKMLIGKSKNLPAVVRRFEFTLKMESYPYQELIDDYKKHGSENFEIKIIDELSIKEETYAEIDKDLESLEEMWIEKLKSEGVKFYNKA, encoded by the coding sequence ATGGACAAAAAACAAATAACCAAAGACTATAAAATGCAGAGACAACCTGCTGGCATTTATGCTGTTCACAATAAAGTTGACAATAAAATGCTTATCGGTAAAAGTAAAAACCTTCCGGCGGTAGTTAGAAGGTTTGAGTTTACATTAAAGATGGAAAGTTATCCTTACCAGGAACTTATCGACGATTACAAAAAACACGGTTCAGAAAATTTTGAAATAAAAATTATTGATGAACTTAGTATAAAAGAAGAAACCTACGCGGAGATAGATAAGGATCTTGAATCACTTGAAGAGATGTGGATAGAGAAACTGAAATCAGAAGGAGTAAAGTTTTACAACAAGGCTTGA
- the creD gene encoding cell envelope integrity protein CreD, with product MNKESVTLRILFTGALVIALLVPLVMIQSLITERQSYRHEAITEIGKGWAGEQTLAGPVLTFVNEYTTTGDGKTFTKQDVKYVLPDDLIIESKVHPEIRYRGIYQTIVYKTDLIIKGNFNPARISEVLNPDILKESYLSFNVSDPRGIKENIKLRWDNTEQVVKPGLKDRNVFKNGFYSSLIIEKDKPDYSFELTLSLNGVESLNFVPVGKNTKVNVGSTWQSPNFSGNFLPATREINENGFTASWNVNEFNRTFPQDWNSSTYNIFDDAFGVRFVIPADEYQQTMRSSKYGILIVLLTFLSFFLVEVFSGKATHPIQYLLIGLALVIFYSLLLALSEYIKFQYSYLFAAVLVIGLISLYVKSIFKNGGITVAIAGLLILFYGFVYVILQLQDYSLLLGNIALLLILASVMFFTRKINWFDVLKGKSKTQG from the coding sequence ATGAATAAAGAATCAGTCACACTTCGCATACTCTTCACCGGCGCACTCGTCATCGCTCTTTTAGTCCCGCTTGTAATGATCCAATCACTAATAACCGAGAGACAATCATACAGGCACGAAGCTATCACCGAAATTGGAAAAGGCTGGGCGGGAGAGCAAACTCTTGCCGGACCCGTTCTGACTTTTGTAAACGAATATACAACCACGGGAGACGGAAAAACATTTACAAAGCAGGATGTAAAATATGTTCTGCCGGATGATCTCATCATCGAATCAAAAGTGCATCCCGAAATACGTTACCGCGGAATTTACCAGACTATAGTTTACAAAACAGATTTGATCATAAAAGGAAATTTTAATCCTGCCAGGATAAGTGAAGTTCTTAATCCGGATATTTTAAAGGAAAGTTATTTATCATTTAATGTCAGTGATCCGAGAGGCATAAAAGAAAATATAAAACTAAGATGGGATAACACTGAACAGGTAGTTAAACCCGGATTGAAAGACAGGAATGTTTTTAAGAATGGATTCTATTCATCACTCATAATTGAAAAAGATAAACCTGATTACAGTTTTGAACTAACTCTTAGTCTGAACGGAGTTGAATCACTCAACTTTGTTCCCGTTGGTAAGAACACAAAAGTAAATGTCGGTTCTACTTGGCAAAGCCCGAACTTTTCAGGAAATTTTCTTCCTGCAACAAGAGAGATAAATGAAAACGGATTCACAGCATCATGGAATGTGAATGAATTTAACCGGACATTTCCACAGGACTGGAACAGCAGCACATACAATATTTTTGATGATGCCTTCGGAGTTCGTTTTGTCATTCCCGCAGATGAATACCAGCAGACAATGCGTTCATCCAAATACGGAATATTGATTGTACTTCTCACCTTTTTAAGTTTCTTTCTCGTTGAAGTATTCAGCGGTAAAGCAACACACCCTATACAATATTTGTTAATCGGACTCGCGTTAGTGATTTTCTATTCACTCCTCCTTGCGTTGTCTGAATATATCAAGTTCCAGTATTCCTATTTGTTTGCTGCTGTACTTGTGATAGGATTGATCAGTCTGTACGTAAAAAGTATTTTTAAGAATGGCGGGATAACAGTAGCAATCGCCGGATTGCTTATTCTGTTTTACGGATTTGTTTACGTAATACTTCAGTTGCAGGATTATTCATTACTACTTGGCAACATTGCGCTGCTGCTTATACTTGCATCAGTTATGTTCTTCACAAGAAAGATAAACTGGTTTGATGTGCTGAAAGGGAAATCAAAAACGCAGGGATAA
- a CDS encoding peroxiredoxin → MEQTIQNETIAMPRIGEKAPSFKAVTTQGEINFPQDYSGEWVILFSHPADFTPVCTSEFMTFASMENQFAEANCKLVGLSVDGLYSHIAWLRTIKDKIEYKGMKNVEVKFPLIEDITMEVAKKYGMIQPGESNTKAVRAVFFVDPKGVIRTILYYPLSLGRNFDELYRVLIALQTADKFSIATPADWRPGDDVIVPPAGSCGTAKDRMDGKEKDVKCYDWFFCTKPIDKATVLKEVLKNKN, encoded by the coding sequence ATGGAACAAACAATTCAAAACGAAACTATAGCAATGCCGCGCATCGGCGAAAAAGCGCCTTCATTCAAAGCCGTAACAACACAAGGTGAAATTAATTTTCCGCAGGATTATTCAGGTGAATGGGTTATTCTATTCAGTCACCCTGCTGACTTTACTCCGGTCTGCACTTCGGAGTTTATGACATTCGCTTCAATGGAAAATCAATTTGCTGAAGCTAACTGTAAGTTAGTCGGTTTATCAGTTGACGGTCTTTACAGTCACATAGCATGGTTAAGAACTATCAAAGATAAAATTGAATACAAGGGAATGAAAAACGTAGAAGTTAAATTTCCTTTGATCGAAGATATCACAATGGAAGTCGCAAAGAAGTATGGAATGATACAGCCTGGTGAAAGCAATACAAAAGCTGTTCGCGCTGTGTTCTTCGTCGATCCTAAAGGTGTAATAAGAACAATACTTTATTATCCTTTGAGTCTCGGAAGAAACTTCGATGAACTTTACAGAGTGTTAATAGCTTTACAGACCGCTGATAAATTTTCAATTGCAACTCCCGCTGACTGGAGACCAGGTGATGATGTTATAGTTCCGCCAGCCGGATCCTGCGGAACAGCAAAAGACAGAATGGATGGCAAAGAAAAAGATGTTAAGTGTTATGACTGGTTCTTCTGTACAAAACCAATTGATAAAGCTACGGTTTTAAAAGAAGTACTTAAAAATAAAAACTGA
- a CDS encoding carboxypeptidase-like regulatory domain-containing protein: MKSNSVKYLPITKLIISKLFFVFFLVSFGSCSSSSENNSFYWDCIPEDISPLHIKIFTIEYDPEKDSIKVEGYILDSLQNEALIGGNVSIYGEEEDSILSNTMTNAEGFFKLTAKYSTAHIIKFSHIGYKKKNYVLKDFIKQYFKLDNYQ; encoded by the coding sequence ATGAAATCAAATTCTGTAAAATACCTTCCTATTACAAAGCTGATAATCTCAAAATTATTTTTTGTTTTTTTTCTTGTTTCGTTTGGTTCGTGTAGTAGCTCCAGCGAAAATAATTCCTTCTATTGGGATTGTATCCCAGAAGATATTTCTCCTCTTCATATAAAAATTTTTACTATAGAATATGACCCGGAAAAGGATAGTATTAAAGTAGAGGGTTATATTCTTGATAGTCTGCAAAATGAAGCTCTAATAGGTGGAAATGTTAGTATTTATGGAGAGGAAGAAGACTCAATATTATCAAACACAATGACCAATGCAGAAGGATTTTTTAAACTAACAGCCAAATATTCTACAGCTCATATCATTAAGTTCTCACATATAGGTTATAAGAAAAAAAATTATGTGTTAAAAGATTTCATCAAACAATACTTCAAGCTTGATAATTATCAATAG
- a CDS encoding beta-lactamase family protein — protein sequence MKNIICIAFSLIFIGNILFAQNMSEDYGELFIKAVNSNSESEQKEIIEKIFSHTALTETGVERLLSFVKKMNAEYAPLTYHHSEVLTFDMPDGKSYIMHLYAKKKDDVMWKDFQWRLDPEAPHKLNTIGFIADVSEPVSLPNGSIEQKSTLDWLDNYIKTLNDEYDLYGSILIAKGNDIIFEKYFGYENPFKKIPVTDNTLFNIASGGKMFTALCIAKLVEMNKLGYDDKITQYLNGFTDNSKADKITIHNLLSHTSGVAEYWSGQNDKAFYSAKNLNDHLRLVYKSGFDVDAGTVYQYCNSNFILLGAIIEKVTGKTFFDVVQEFIFNPADMRTSGYYNQTEKNLALPLTRSRDNKEWVEPVQRNKESRGTSAGGAYSNAKEILKFSLALKNNQIVSSNTFLNMISAKNKSVKEPMDFDYGYGFILSKSGQETSYGHGGTAGGVNFEFQYFPSSDITLVVFCNQNNGAYDDLKKNAVKLITGMR from the coding sequence ATGAAAAATATTATTTGCATTGCCTTTAGTTTAATATTTATTGGGAATATTCTATTCGCCCAAAATATGAGTGAAGACTACGGTGAACTATTTATAAAGGCTGTTAATTCCAATTCTGAATCAGAGCAGAAAGAGATAATCGAAAAAATATTTTCCCACACTGCTTTGACAGAAACCGGAGTTGAAAGACTTCTTTCCTTTGTTAAAAAAATGAATGCTGAATATGCACCATTAACTTATCATCATTCTGAAGTTTTAACCTTTGATATGCCCGATGGCAAAAGTTATATAATGCATCTTTACGCAAAGAAAAAAGATGATGTGATGTGGAAAGATTTTCAATGGCGGCTTGATCCTGAAGCGCCGCACAAATTAAACACAATCGGTTTTATTGCAGATGTTTCTGAACCGGTCTCGCTTCCCAACGGAAGTATTGAACAGAAAAGTACTCTTGACTGGCTGGACAATTACATTAAAACATTAAATGATGAATATGATTTGTACGGAAGTATATTGATCGCAAAAGGTAACGACATCATCTTTGAAAAATATTTTGGATATGAAAATCCATTTAAGAAAATCCCCGTGACGGATAACACCCTTTTCAACATTGCCTCAGGCGGTAAAATGTTTACCGCGCTGTGTATCGCAAAATTAGTTGAAATGAATAAGCTTGGTTATGATGATAAGATAACACAGTACCTGAATGGATTTACCGATAATTCAAAAGCTGATAAGATTACGATTCACAATCTTTTGTCTCATACTTCAGGAGTTGCTGAATACTGGTCGGGGCAAAACGATAAAGCATTTTATTCAGCTAAAAATCTTAACGATCATCTTCGGCTTGTTTATAAATCCGGTTTTGATGTTGATGCAGGCACAGTATATCAATACTGCAACTCCAATTTTATTCTGCTTGGTGCCATTATAGAAAAAGTGACCGGGAAAACTTTTTTTGATGTTGTACAGGAATTTATTTTCAATCCTGCTGATATGAGAACTTCCGGATACTATAATCAAACAGAAAAAAATCTTGCACTTCCTTTAACAAGAAGCAGAGATAACAAAGAATGGGTTGAGCCGGTTCAGAGGAATAAAGAATCAAGGGGAACATCTGCGGGCGGAGCTTATTCAAATGCAAAAGAAATTCTGAAATTTTCTCTTGCGTTAAAGAACAATCAAATTGTTTCCAGCAATACTTTTTTAAATATGATTTCAGCGAAGAATAAAAGTGTTAAAGAGCCTATGGATTTCGATTATGGTTATGGATTTATTTTAAGTAAATCAGGGCAGGAAACTAGTTACGGTCACGGCGGAACAGCAGGCGGAGTGAATTTTGAATTCCAGTACTTTCCTTCATCAGACATTACTCTCGTTGTGTTCTGTAACCAGAATAACGGGGCTTATGATGATCTTAAGAAAAATGCTGTTAAGTTAATAACGGGTATGAGGTGA
- a CDS encoding ankyrin repeat domain-containing protein translates to MLAQQKDKPPAIKPEIVNEFVKIAHTDFSKVKQMLGEHPMLLNAAWDWGGGDFETAIGAAGHMGLKETANYLLDKGARADIFVLTMLGKTEIVKSLLIEYPVLLNSAGPHGFTLLHHAEKGGKESEELYKHLQELGLNEKHRKIF, encoded by the coding sequence CTGCTTGCACAACAAAAGGATAAACCACCTGCAATCAAACCTGAAATTGTAAATGAGTTTGTTAAAATAGCACACACCGATTTTAGTAAAGTGAAGCAGATGTTAGGGGAACACCCAATGTTATTAAATGCTGCATGGGATTGGGGCGGCGGTGATTTTGAAACCGCAATCGGTGCCGCAGGTCATATGGGTTTGAAAGAAACAGCTAATTATCTTCTTGATAAAGGTGCGCGAGCAGATATTTTTGTACTAACAATGTTAGGAAAAACAGAAATAGTAAAATCATTGCTCATTGAATATCCGGTATTACTTAATTCAGCAGGTCCCCACGGCTTTACACTATTACACCATGCTGAAAAAGGCGGAAAGGAATCGGAAGAGCTGTATAAACATCTGCAAGAACTTGGATTAAATGAAAAGCACAGAAAAATATTTTAA
- a CDS encoding T9SS type A sorting domain-containing protein: protein MQNRIFLYAALCCLLFSGLSTRSVAQNEYEMLVSSRNTHSVKKFNAQTGDYIDDFISTGSGGLSYTQDLKIGTDGNVLVSGRGNTGILLYDKMYGDYIRQFTSGYVLDNPTKITFGPDGYLYVSQWGTTKNKIARFNGTSGVFIDEFTPSINLALGHEWDEEGNLYVACYGSKDVRMYDTSGNFIRIFTEAGHLQGPTNLWFDNNGNLLVIDWVLGLVQQFDSSGDFIKTFASGLTNAEGYAFGPDSSLYICDWTQNHIKRFSPDGSYLNIFTNQGNMMAPNSILIRPVQLTSVDDETGSIEKGFQLYQNFPNPFNPTTKIKFTVGDAYYASPARVMISAFNILGNEVATLVDEEKPSGTYTIQLDLSKHTLTSGIYFLRMMVNNYSQTIKMMYLK from the coding sequence ATGCAAAACAGGATATTTTTATACGCAGCATTATGCTGCCTACTTTTTAGTGGACTTAGCACGCGATCAGTAGCCCAGAATGAATACGAAATGCTTGTAAGCAGCAGAAACACTCATTCAGTAAAAAAGTTTAATGCACAAACCGGAGATTATATTGACGATTTTATTTCTACCGGTTCAGGCGGGTTGAGTTATACCCAGGATCTGAAAATCGGAACAGACGGAAACGTACTTGTCTCGGGTCGCGGTAATACAGGCATACTGCTTTATGATAAAATGTACGGCGATTATATCAGGCAGTTCACGAGCGGTTATGTTTTAGACAACCCGACTAAAATTACTTTCGGTCCGGATGGTTATTTATATGTCAGTCAGTGGGGCACTACAAAAAATAAAATTGCCCGATTCAACGGAACTTCCGGAGTTTTCATTGATGAGTTCACTCCATCAATTAATCTTGCGCTTGGACACGAATGGGATGAAGAAGGGAATCTATATGTCGCCTGTTATGGTTCTAAAGATGTAAGGATGTATGATACTTCAGGGAACTTCATACGCATATTCACTGAAGCGGGACACTTACAAGGACCAACAAACCTGTGGTTTGATAACAACGGAAACCTCCTTGTCATTGATTGGGTGCTTGGACTTGTACAGCAATTTGATTCATCGGGAGATTTTATTAAAACGTTTGCTTCGGGATTAACAAATGCCGAGGGTTATGCGTTTGGTCCGGACAGCAGTCTTTACATTTGCGACTGGACACAAAATCATATAAAAAGATTTTCCCCTGATGGATCTTATTTAAATATTTTCACTAACCAGGGAAATATGATGGCGCCGAACAGTATTCTGATCAGACCTGTCCAGCTAACTTCTGTTGATGATGAAACAGGGAGTATAGAAAAAGGGTTTCAGCTTTACCAGAATTTTCCAAACCCGTTTAACCCGACAACTAAAATAAAATTCACTGTTGGGGACGCATATTATGCGTCCCCCGCAAGGGTTATGATAAGTGCATTTAACATTCTCGGCAATGAAGTTGCTACACTTGTCGATGAAGAAAAACCTTCAGGCACATATACAATACAACTGGATTTAAGTAAACATACTCTTACTTCCGGAATTTATTTTTTAAGAATGATGGTAAATAACTATTCTCAAACAATTAAGATGATGTATTTAAAATGA
- a CDS encoding VCBS repeat-containing protein translates to MKLITTKNFLSLVMIIFSFSYCEVSSQTLTKITTGEFVNDGGESFGISWADFNNDGYPDLLVSNGGAAAVDVPNFLYFNNGDGTFSKINIGQIVTSSERSIGSTIADFNNDGYADVFITNRDGQNNSLFLNNGDSTFSRITTGSIVQDGGNSNGSAWADYNNDGFVDLFVANFFEQGFLYKNQDGNIFNSIITGYPVSETNTSISCAWGDYDNDGDTDLFVPNAAAAGKANFLYNNNGDGTFSKVSTGSIVTDLRASMGGTWGDYDNDGDLDLFVANQGNFVNDLYINSNGTFTSLDSGEVVSEQSNSISGSWIDYDNDGDLDLFVTNWQNEKNFLYENSGFPDYLLTKIQSGEIVNDQENTMGGAWGDYDNDGDLDLFIANRGNQNNSFYRNDNPSNQWINIKCEGVVVNRSAIGTKVKIKATINGNSFWQMREINSQFGYNSQNDPRVHFGLGDAQSIDSLVIEWSSSSTEVFTNIQPNNFYNAVQGTGISLITSVYENFPKNPEGFYLFQNYPNPFNPTTKIEFQIASPGFVSLKIFDITGKEIAALINGSQSAGNHKIEFNGESLSTGIYFYQLKIDNYIETKKMTLLK, encoded by the coding sequence ATGAAACTAATCACGACAAAGAATTTTTTATCCCTGGTAATGATAATTTTTTCATTCAGTTATTGTGAAGTATCCTCACAAACATTGACAAAAATAACAACCGGTGAATTTGTTAATGACGGCGGCGAATCATTCGGGATTTCCTGGGCTGATTTTAATAATGATGGTTATCCTGATCTGCTGGTTTCAAACGGTGGTGCGGCTGCAGTCGATGTTCCGAATTTTCTTTACTTCAATAATGGTGACGGCACATTTTCCAAAATCAATATTGGACAAATTGTTACATCGTCCGAACGATCTATTGGAAGTACAATCGCCGATTTTAATAATGACGGCTATGCAGATGTATTCATCACAAATAGAGATGGACAAAACAATTCACTTTTTCTAAATAACGGCGATTCAACATTCAGCAGAATTACCACCGGCAGTATTGTCCAGGATGGAGGAAACTCAAATGGAAGTGCATGGGCTGATTATAACAATGACGGGTTTGTCGATTTGTTTGTCGCAAATTTTTTTGAACAGGGTTTTCTATACAAGAACCAGGACGGAAATATTTTTAACTCAATAATTACAGGATATCCGGTTTCAGAGACCAATACATCAATCAGTTGTGCATGGGGAGACTATGACAATGATGGCGACACTGATTTATTTGTACCGAATGCAGCGGCAGCAGGCAAGGCAAATTTTCTTTACAACAATAATGGAGATGGTACTTTTAGTAAAGTTTCAACGGGAAGTATTGTTACAGATCTGAGAGCATCAATGGGCGGAACGTGGGGTGATTATGATAACGATGGCGACCTTGATCTGTTTGTAGCTAACCAGGGAAATTTTGTTAATGACTTATACATAAATAGTAATGGAACTTTCACTTCGCTCGACAGCGGTGAAGTTGTTTCAGAACAAAGTAACTCCATCAGCGGAAGCTGGATAGATTATGATAATGATGGTGATCTTGATCTGTTTGTAACCAACTGGCAAAATGAAAAAAATTTTCTTTATGAGAATTCCGGTTTCCCGGATTATTTGCTTACAAAAATTCAATCGGGGGAAATTGTAAATGATCAGGAAAATACGATGGGTGGAGCCTGGGGAGACTATGATAATGACGGCGACCTCGATCTTTTTATCGCAAACCGCGGGAACCAGAACAATAGTTTCTATCGCAATGATAATCCTTCAAATCAATGGATAAATATTAAATGTGAAGGTGTGGTTGTAAATAGATCTGCGATTGGAACAAAAGTAAAAATCAAAGCTACAATAAACGGAAATTCATTTTGGCAAATGAGAGAAATTAATTCACAGTTTGGATATAACAGCCAGAATGATCCGCGTGTGCATTTCGGACTGGGAGACGCACAATCAATTGATTCTTTGGTTATCGAATGGTCATCGTCATCAACTGAAGTATTTACTAACATCCAGCCAAATAATTTTTATAATGCTGTGCAGGGAACCGGAATTTCTTTAATCACTTCGGTGTATGAAAATTTTCCAAAAAATCCGGAAGGGTTTTATCTTTTTCAAAACTATCCGAACCCTTTTAATCCAACTACAAAAATTGAATTTCAGATTGCGTCGCCCGGATTTGTTTCACTTAAGATATTTGACATTACAGGAAAAGAAATAGCTGCACTAATTAACGGCAGCCAATCTGCCGGGAATCATAAAATCGAATTTAATGGTGAAAGCCTTTCAACCGGAATTTATTTCTATCAATTAAAAATTGATAACTATATCGAAACAAAAAAAATGACACTTTTGAAATAA